The sequence below is a genomic window from Gossypium hirsutum isolate 1008001.06 chromosome A11, Gossypium_hirsutum_v2.1, whole genome shotgun sequence.
actattaatacatCATTAATTcacaataaataattgaatttctatttaattcaaaccttgatttcaatttgatcctaattaactcatttacttttataactcaattcatacttcatttctattcaatttcctttcatATTCACCCTAACCATCAaatattcatggtaaaaccctaatctcaagtttctttcaatttagtccctctaacataaaacttatagcttcttttacaatttaatcccttaatcaattctaacttgaaattcatttaattaaatccctaattcaacaatttgttcaacatgaaccatgcttaaaaacctatgaacttccaaaacctcaactttatttcaacaaaactttgttttaaagcttctaaaacatcaaaattaagtaaaaatggcttaattaacttatcaatcaaagctttaaaccttaaacattcagttttttcttttccttttctttctttctttttcctgctCTGTTCGAATGCCtctgtttctttttttcctttgtttcatttcttatatatatatacactaataataataataataataataaaaataaaaataataataaaatatctttttattaacaaatatttatattatatttgtcacCTTTTAATTAGTTTgtcatataaaaatcttatataataattatttataataaataaataataaatatctattttaataaacaatacatgtATTCCAATTGtgttatacatattattacacatgaattttatctccaccctaaatttgtcataattcaatttatttgataataataataataataataataataaaaataaatatctatttacttaaataaaaagtaattaaatatttatgttacaattgtatacatattattattacatttgtatatttttatcaccATCCACTTGTCAAAATCATactatatttatcatataaaaatctaattattttaaattgatttaataaaattttgtaactaaattaaatatttatataatcattgtttaagtaaaaatcttagatttttactcCATTTTGTCGCCTTATCTTCCCAAATAGGCTTagttgcctatttggtcctttttatttccttttaatttataattaaacttttaactcttattcaatttagtctttttttttcttattactattaattaagctaaattcgcctaattaaaacttaattaagctcactactagactcataattactcctaataattatttactaatttGGTTtattaagacggaggcccgatactGTACTTTTTCGGTACCTGTGAATCTTGGGTCATTACACAACCTTTATCCCAAAATAAACAAACTTTAACCAAACTACCCCACCAATCGTCGCTGGTAGCCACAGTGAGAGAGAAGACCATCCAATATGCCTGAGAGATAGGGAAGTTTCCATGTCTCCAACCAAAAAACCCACCACCAAGGGGAAGTTGAGACCATGACAAGATCAAGTAAAAGGAGCATCGTCGTGATTATGGATATCATTGCTATTTATTCGGGTTGacttgaataactcaaataactaGGGTTGTTGCCCCATATACTCCTAAATAAACTAgaagtttatttttttagttgaaataaacttctacaattcaacaagagttCTACCTCCACTTTCTATAAATAGATTGAACCAGTAGGGCTATTTGCACAATTTTAAGATATTGTTGCTTTGTTCGAAAATAGATAGagatttattctcaactattaaccGGAATAATAATTTCTGTCAGTTTCTATTTAAGAAGAGATTTTCTGTTTTCACATCTAAATAAACAAAACTACTTTTAGTTCTGTATTTGATTCGAAtcgtttgagcccacactcgaaacaATTCATGctacgagaatagcggagaaggttGTTTGGTTGGAAGCCAAGAATGATAAGAATCTGTCTATCGAAAAACACAAGTACGGATTCAGTTTAGGGTttatttgttataaatatcacaaataggttcaatttttaaaattttaatttttcgctgtataagaaaatcgttttcaaattgaattattttcaacaTCCTTTTATTTCTCCCATTTTTTTATTCAACCAAGCATGCCTAATAGGAAAAGACTTGTAGAATTTAAATATTGTTGCTGGAGAATTTCATTAGAAATTATATATGGTTTTAGACTTGTCTTATTATCCAAATCAGTAATAAAATCAAGTTTCACAATTggttctaaaaaaatttaagtttaagaTATCATTGTTATTACAATAATCTAAAGATTATAAGTTTCAATGTGTTTAAATGTATAATATCTTTCAATTTAATTgtcaatatatatagatatatttatctttcaatttaaaaaattgtaaacattATATATAGTTCCAACATTATAAATAGAAATATACATTTTGGAGTTATTTTTGTATAGGATACTTTATACATATCCTCACCAacctttcataaatttttattttgggcaTAAAAAGGAAGTTTATATTTTAGATGTTATTGGTAAAAACTATTTTCATTGTGGTCACTCGTTGTTAATTCAATATTATTTTGcaattattttaatcatttaaacttaataaattttcattttggaagGAATTGAGCAACTCAGTTGTAACGATGAAACCTAAGCTTTTCTCTATAAATGTACAACAATATTGAATTAATGGcgagtgactaaaatgaataCTATATTTAACAACAATGCCTAAAAtgcaaactttttttttaatgctcgaaatgaaaatttatgaaagttaAGTGACCAACTTTGTAGTTTACCAATCAACAGGTGCGAATCTAGGGGGTGGCAGGGGCCCCGatccccctaaaatgtaaaattactatttaagcccttgatattttttaaaaattttaaactagtaaaggtaaaattacactttggcccgccccaaaattataaaaattcaatttaatctttaaaaattataaagatatagaccataaaaaattaaaatttcatccggccccTTACAAAATTGTTTTGGCTTCGCCCTTGCCCATCAAAAGACcgatctttttgttttaaaaatagatGTCTTTGACATCCAACTATAGCACTGAATAACTAATTTTTTGAATGGTAGTTCCaaaaaactgtaacacccctcgcccgcatccgacgccgggacggggttcgaggtgctacctgactgttactaacacttccatactaaacagggccatgaaatctcaaataattaaaaacttttattttcacatacaatctgtcccatatacgggcttacgaggcccaaaacatacatccggagtggttcgggacccaaccgagaactcatgaaaaacttagaaaatctcttgcatcaaggcttcatacgcccgtgtgggtatagagcacacgcccgtgtgctagggacacgcccgtgtcccaaacccgtgtccaaaaacctggacaaatataaggctattttccaagccattttgtcacactcacaatagatacacgcatacttatacaataacatacaacatggcaaaattaggtacttaaaaattcctaacatgtcatgattatggcaatttcacatgcaatagatatcatagatttcactcacatctttaccacattcatactataatcattataaactcatcacataataccatagcacacgcatgcataattaaaatagatttacaaccccataatcaaaataggccaacacatatggttaaagccatatcacatactctaatatttaaactcctatacatgccataggctcaaagtacttgaaatcactacaccaatagcgttagcttgacagtgtgataatatccctgacggcctccaacccgagctaacctggaaactctagaaaacatgggaaagaagagggggtaagctttcgcttagtcagttcatatgaaaacaataagcactcattaacttgttttatcaatgtttacaacatattctcaagttcactacaagctgtctttctgagcaacggtcactaaattatttatatctagagctacgaaactccgaattaagttctgttaattttacctgaaactagacttattttcctttcttccataaaattttcagaatttttggttaagccgaatagtacagtttattcctcaaagttacccctgattcactgtctgacagttccgacccttctgtactaaagttcaattatcttatagtacaagactcgaataatgttctcgtctatttctcttgaaactagactcatatgtctacttattaatttttttctagaatttttggttgggccaattagtacagtttattagttaaagtctcccctgtttcaaggtatgaccactctgacccctgtgcactacaaaccgaatttctccctatacaaaattccaacgaccatggAGTTTATTTCCCCTAAAAacagactcaataaggaatccatgcatgtaaggtatgactcttaataattttttcacaatttttggtgaatttataaagtcagaacaggggatctcaaattcattcagaccctgtttcacaagaattcaaatatcacacaatatggaattctttttcttcccctgtttctttcatgtgaaaatagactcattaagctttaatcccatattttattcttCCTCtgactcattttccactatttttagtgtattttcaaagttacactactgcagtaactcaaatctgtcaaggctaaattactcattcatgatcattgttcacaaaattaatacaacatcgtttgtataatcatcaccgagacattcataccacattttcatttatcatcttaccatattgttgttatgtcgagttttcaactcgagggttaagtacatacctgttcaaagtatccatttcacaacatttaccaatacgtccctttcatcttgagtattcctccatttgagtagaattttacccgttgaacacatcggaatataattcggatacatggaaagtttgcacataagtgccacatatgtagccaagctaccatgtaacccgcccataagtgaactcggactcaactcaacgagctcgggcgttcgcatccataagtgaactcggactcaactcaacgagctcggatgcctagttacatctcacgaactcggactcaactcaacgagttcgaacattcgcatccataagtgaactcggactcaactcaacgagttcggatgctcaaccatcctagtgacatgtcacttgtatcctaatctattcctaaggttcaaacgggattttcctcgaacacatatccttgccatcttccgtaaaataccgaaaccaatactcagtagcactttatatttaacagataatacacataacttgcattttattcgaaaataaccacaaagcatatatttcatgataaaaatcagcatatcatatatttaacatcaataacttaaaaataacaattatgctacattatttacacatgaacttacctcgataccacaaaggtgaaaaaaaagacgtaattatcccttaatcgatttctttccgttctaggtccaaatatcgattttcatcatctaaaatatcacattcaacttattaaaacaatgtgctgatcaaattagtccattgacacacttgggcaatttttacaattttgcccctatattttgccaaaattaccaaattacccctaggctcgtaaaataatttttatcacatttctttactccttgagtctagatgaaccattttcataactataacaactcataatttcaactatttcacacatttacaactcattttacaacttagcaatctagccctttttaaggtgttttcatgcaatttttttcacaaaagttgtttattagacaactaggactcataatcttccataaaaacacaacaaacaacacatttactctcatggcaaaaccctagactcttcatcattttgcaaaatagatccctcatatgaaagctcatgctttagtggttccaaaaatgtaaaaatcatcaagcaaagacattaaaatcacttacaagcaagggaaatatgttgctgaaattttccagcttcaaaGCCCTTTCTTTGCTGCGTATTTCggtgaaggagaagagaaaaatgatagctttttctttttgatttgttaataataaaattagtcaaaattggtgaccaaatttcacctaattttgacttttcaacaattttgtctcccatggccatcacactttcaatggcctaatttcactttaaagacccccaatttaagatacaaggcaatttaacacctttaggtattaaaacacaacttttaccttttacgcgatttagtcttttttcgaaattagactagaaattgctaaaattaacttaccaaaatttacatgcacttataaaattatattataacacataaaataatactaaaataattttctctggcctcaaaatagtagtcccgaaaccactgttccgactaggcccaaaatcgggctgttacaaaaacgTACTTCTACGTCAAAAAAGTGTTTggaaaaagaaaggatattgGGCGGCCTTGAAAGCTTTTTCATTAGCCAAATCTCTTTCTACGAGGAATTCAAAAAGTTGAATTGGTTTAACTCGAATAGGAGGTTttactttttttgaatttttgaatatcttttttttcattttcgggAGGAAGGGggcctaaaatgaaaaaaaagggggTAAGCTACTAAGaccactaaactattagtaaatttacgttttgatcactccaaaaattttcaaaatggtcACTGAgcaattcaaaagtttttatttaagttaccgAGATGTTAAAATAGctattatataactttttttgCACCGCCTGCACTAATTGAAAGCTTTTATTCttcttctcttctacaatttagtttttCATGAAATAGTTTTGAATGTAAcgaattttcaaatcaaaattcaaacaattttcttCTCTAATCTCTGACACTGAATGTCagattgacttggatctaagatatgttcttctaTTCATTGATAGGTATTAATCTACTATATTGATTTTTGAATCGTCGCTTAGAGATTGCtagtcaaatttaaaaaaaaaaacttaaagaacccaataacttaaataaaaaatttcaaatagttcaaaaacttaaataatttaataactacttcataattttttaaaaaattgaacgATGAAAAGATAAACTTAGTTTACCAATAAAAAAACCCCAAAAGAAATAGAGTGTTGGACACAGACAATCAATCTGTCACGACAGTTGCAAGTTATCGTAGACATAACCAAATGAGACAAAAAACAAGAAATTAGCTTCAATAATATCCGccgtgaaataataaaattagtagTGATAGTGTGAGCCTCAAACATACTGTCCTTGAAGCATAAAAGAGAACATTTATGGGAAGTGCTTCCCTCATCTTGTTCCATCCCCATGGATTTCTCCTACTCATTTACCTTTACAGCTTTGGTTCTGCTCCTCTCCCTAATCTCCCTCACCTTCTTCACTGcgaaattgaaacaaaaacagACAAAGAACAAGTACCACCCCGTTGCCGGCACGATTATTAACCTGCTACTCAACTTTAATAGATTGCATCATTATATGGCTCATCTTGCAGCCAAGTATCGGACCTACAGGCTACTTTCTCCTTACAGGAGTGAGATTCATACCTCGGAACCTGCCAACGTTGAATATATACTCAAAACCAACTTCGATAATTATGGCAAGGTCTTTCCCTGCTCATCCAAAACACGCAGAATAATTTGTTGGCTTGAATTTAGGAATACCCAGATTTAGATGGGGAAAAAGCTTTTTAATCTAGTCAGTATTAATAATGTCAGTTATAGTTTCACTTTGATGAGTAGCTCGTAAAATGATATGGCTTTTGATAACAATATGGGTACCCAAAAGGGGCAGAGTGGTGTTTTAAATGACAGGTTTCTGGTTTTTCAATTGGTGTGCAGGGTGAGTATAATCACAGCCTGCTAAGGGATTTTTTTGGCGAGGGAATTTTCACAGTGGATGGGGATAAATGGCGTCAACAGAGGAAGGCATCAAGCTATGAATTCTCAACAAAGGTGTTGAGAGATTTCAGCAGTGTTGTCTTTCGGAAAAATGTGGCACGACTTGCCAATATAGTGTCTGAGGCAGCTAATTCCAATGAGACAATGGATATGCAAGTAAGTTCACCTAATGGAAATGTTTGGGTGATATATAAAATCAAAACTGTTACTTAACGCAATGTTCTGCAGGACTTGTTTATGAAATCGACTTTGGATTCAATATTCAAAGTTGCATTTGGGGTTGAACTAGATAGCATGTGTGGATCCAATGTAGAAGGCAAGGAGTTTGCAACTGCTTTTGATAATGCAAGTGTTTTGGTCGTTTACCGATACGTCGATCTCTTTTGGAAGATCAAGAGATATCTTAACATCGGATCGGAAGCTGCATTAAAGAGAAATATAAAAGTGGTTGACAATTTTGTGTTTAAGCTGATCCATAACAAGATTGAGCAACTACGCGACTCCAAGGACGATTCGGCTGTAGTAAGTAAAAAATAGAGCTACTTGAGCTTTTTATATGAAGAATTGAAGTAGAATTCTGAACTGATCTGTATTTCTATGGGATTCTGCAGATAAAAAAGGCAGACATTTTAACTAGATACCTCCAATTGAATGACACTGACCCAAAATACTTGAGAGATACAATTATTAACTTCACAGGTGCTGGAAAAGACACAACAGCGTCCACTCTGTCGTGGTTTATATACATGCTTTGCAAACATCCTGATGTTCAAGAAAAGGTTGCCGTGGAAGTGAAGGAAGCAACAAAATCAATGGAGGTTAAAGATGTTGATGAATTCGCTGCTAGCCTGAGAGAAGAGGCTTTAGAAAAAATGCACTATCTTCATGCAGCTATAACTGAAACTATAAGGCTCTACCCGGCAGTTCCTATGGTAAGGAAAGTTGCCATGAATCTTGAATTCTCTTACTGAAATTTCCTTAACTCAtttatagaaaaatttatttGTGAATCACTTCAATTGCAGGATGGAAAGATATGTTTCTCTGATGATACTCTGCCAGATGGTTTTAGTGTGAGGAAAGATGATTTGATTGTTTATCAACCTTATGCAATGGGTAGAATGAAGTTCATTTGGGGTGATGATGCAGAGGAGTTCAGACCCGAGAGATGGCTCGACAAGAACGGCATGTTCCGATCAGAAAGCCCTTTCAAGTTTACAGCTTTCCAGGTATGAAAATTCCTGAATATTGTTTCACTGGTGTGATTTTACGGTTGATCTTTGTTTTCGATTAACAGGCAGGGCCTCGAGTGTGTCTGGGTAAGGACTTTGCCTATAGACAGATGAAGATTTTCTCAGCTGTTCTTCTCCGCTGCTTCGTATTCAAATTGAGTGATGAGAATAGAGAAGTGACATACAGGACGATGATCAATCTTCATATAGACGGGGGCCTTCACGTTCGTGCATTTCACCGATGTCGGACTTAAAACCAGGTCCTTGCTTCTTGTTCGACGAAGGGTTTCATCTACTAACCGGCTCGGTTCATTGTACCTAGCAATTCCACACTTTAAATATATCTATACCACGTGAAACCTGAACCTTCTCTGTCCGAAGAAAATGAGTTCAGGGAAGTGCTAAATAAATTGTTAAGTGAACAGCATGCAATTGCATCCAAATAAACTGTTAGGGATCATTCAGTATAAACAACGAATAAGAAAAAGTAGAAATACACAAATATTTGCGTAGAAAATCATTAAGAAAGGAAAAATCATGGGTAAAAGAGACTTCGACTTTTTACTAAATaagtaaacaaacaaaaatacaataggaaaaaaataaatctaaatgtacTAAACGTATAAATTCTCATAGAGTAAACTCAAAAAGAGTACAAAATTCTTTCCATAGTTATCACGAAAACTCTCATCAAAATTCATCTGCAACTACATCTTGTAATCCTTAAAGAAAAGTCTTTTCTAATTGACATATCAAAACAAACATACAatagctgtacaagcccaattttaaGCCCAAATAAACATAACTCAACTACCCAATTAAAACCCAATACAAACCCAAAACCCTTAGCCCAAAACTTAGCCCAAAACACTAACCCAACccccaaaaaaaatcaaaaaaagaaaaccctaatcCCACCTACTCCATCACCCTTGTTGGCCACCCACCTTGGCCACCTTCTCCACCACCCTTGTTGGCCACCCACCTTGGCCACCTACACCACTATGCCACCACTCCACTTGCACTTACAAAAGGAACAGAAAAgaaagataatataaaataaatcatgtaacaaggctataaaagccatcaaaACACAATGTAAAaggaccctttttttttctttatcaatACAAAGGAGAGGAggaaaaaattgtatttttaaaaggtttttttgatacaaaaaaaagagaagaatgtAAAAGCAAAAGGTTTGCaagcaaatctgaaataaaaaaagcgagtattgaagaagaaaagattcaAACGCgttaaagtttttatttcttttttcctttttattttcacttttttttgtacatataaacatttttctttttttttttcttttctttcaaaaatagtatacatatatttagatataaaaataaaaaagaaaacaaaaaatatattttttaaattccgGCCACCACGCACGGTGGCCGACGACGGCGGCAAAGACGGCAGATGGCGCCGGTCCGACGCTTGGGTACTGACCGGACCATGGCCAGAATGGGGAAAGAGGGAAAGAGTtgagagctttgttttatttttattttattttattatttttactattatttatattattattattatttctcaggtatatattattatttatattattattatattatatataccctctccatatttatttatattattactatcattattgttatttctattattttttatttctaactactattattatatatatatatgtattattgtttgtattattattattattatcacccctattgttattactttacttttgtattctaatacattattaatattacttatattttcattattttttctattactattattatatattagtgtatatttttatgtatatatatatttttatatatagtattattatttaatttactttaatattattattattatcattatatctaacccaataataattctttcataaaagtaatattccgtatttggtaattcgagacaatcgtgccctaacttactgggttttgatttttctcctttaacctaaataacggaatactctttttggaaaaaacgggaatcgacttagattttgggaaatgaaaacgaatagaggagtcgccaccaatcttttttgatgaggtgtgatcggatcaccttaaattaatcattttaataaaagttaagatttactaaaacgataatttttggtctacgaaaatcagaaaatgagttcgggagtcggttacgcacgaggaaggattagcaccctcgatacgcccaaaattggtacctagttgattaattagtgtcttagtgtcgaaaatttgaaaacttgaaagaatttaaaatacgatccctctttgtaaagaaaatgctcaaatgttaaagaccttctcgtctcacaatataaaatgtcacatgcagtaagttaggacacgacatcttgaattttcgagagcgggcttgccttttatataaaaattcgtgtatttcaaaaggttatttagttagttaaggtgaacgaagaaaatcgaaacctagtaagttagggcacgtttcctcgaattttcgaacaccgaatattgcctttacttgcaaaaatcttatttcgaggtaacaaaatgccatacccggtaagttagggcacaacacctcgtatctccgagaataagtatttttcaaaactcatgtcgcgatttaaaagagcattccgttatttaggttaaaggagaaaaatcgaaacccagtaagttagggcacgattgtctcgaattaccaaatacggaatattacttttatgaaagaattattatttggttagatataatgataataataataatattaaagtaaagtaaataataatactatatataaaaatatatatatacataaaaatatacactaatatataataatagtaatagcaaaaataatgaaaatataagtaatattaataatatattagaatacaaaagtaaagtaataacaataggggtgataataataataataatacaaacaataatacatatatatataataatagtagtcagaaataaaaaataatagaagtaacaataatgatagtaataatataaataaatatggagagggtatatataatataataatataaataataatatatagatgagaaataataataatataaataatagtaaaaataataaaataaaaaaaataaaacaaagctctcaACTCTCTCCCTCTTTCCCCATTCCGGCCATGGTCCGGTCAGTACCCAGGCGTCGGACTGGCGCCGTCCGCCGTCTTTGCCGCCGTCGCCGGCGGCCggaatttaaaaaatgtattgttttttgttttcttttttatttttatatctaaatatatgtatactatttttgaaagaaaagaaaaaaaaaagaaaaatgtttatatgtacaaaaaaaagtgaaaataaaaaggaaaaaaaaataaaaaccttaacGCGTTtgaatcttttcttcttcaatactcgctttttttatttcaaatttgctTGCAAACCTTTTGCTTTTacattcttctctttttttttgtataaaaaaaacctttcaaaaatacaattcttttctcctctcctttgtattgatgaagaaaaaaaagaatcctTTTACATTGTGTtttgatggcttttatagccttgttacatgatttattttatattatctttcttttctcttccttttGTAAGTGCAAGTGGAGTGGTGGCATAGTGGTGTAGGTGGCCAAGGTGGGTGGCCAACAAgggtggtggagtaggtggccaaggtgggtggccaacaagggtggtggagtaggtgggattagggttttctttttctgattttttttgggGTTGGGTTAGTGTTTTGGGCCAAGTTTTGGGCTAAGGGTTTTGGGTTTGTATTGGGTTTTAATTGGGTAGTTGGGTTATGTTTatttgggcccaaaattgggcttgtacagctgcccatctttgcttgttgtcatgtaacgagaacagagcaaagacttaagaaagaccaattttgccctgTCTTACTGTGTCTGGACTTGTTTAGTGCTCATTTTCTCCAGGTAGCTTTATTCCAATCTTGTTGCTTCGCTTCGCTTcactactctactgcaacttcaagaaggtaaggtttgttttgatctgctccactgcaactccaTGGAGATAAGACACGTGACTTCAATCAAttccactgaaacttcaaggagatctgctgtAGCTTCGATTAatccactgaaacttcaaggaaatctgctgtggcttttagctgctccaacgccatttcagggagaagatatttgattttcaacctgttaccctactgcttagggggttaaggcttgtcatcattgatctgtttccctactgcttaggggtttagaTCTGTAAactcaacctgttaccctactgcttaggggtttaaggtttgaaaatttggcttgttaccctattgcttagggTAATAATATCTATAAACTTctgcttgttaccctactgcttaggggg
It includes:
- the LOC107923333 gene encoding cytochrome P450 704C1, which encodes MDFSYSFTFTALVLLLSLISLTFFTAKLKQKQTKNKYHPVAGTIINLLLNFNRLHHYMAHLAAKYRTYRLLSPYRSEIHTSEPANVEYILKTNFDNYGKGEYNHSLLRDFFGEGIFTVDGDKWRQQRKASSYEFSTKVLRDFSSVVFRKNVARLANIVSEAANSNETMDMQDLFMKSTLDSIFKVAFGVELDSMCGSNVEGKEFATAFDNASVLVVYRYVDLFWKIKRYLNIGSEAALKRNIKVVDNFVFKLIHNKIEQLRDSKDDSAVIKKADILTRYLQLNDTDPKYLRDTIINFTGAGKDTTASTLSWFIYMLCKHPDVQEKVAVEVKEATKSMEVKDVDEFAASLREEALEKMHYLHAAITETIRLYPAVPMDGKICFSDDTLPDGFSVRKDDLIVYQPYAMGRMKFIWGDDAEEFRPERWLDKNGMFRSESPFKFTAFQAGPRVCLGKDFAYRQMKIFSAVLLRCFVFKLSDENREVTYRTMINLHIDGGLHVRAFHRCRT